GCCATTCTGCTCGACATCGAGGGAACGACCACTCCCATTTCCTTCGTCTACGACGTGCTTTTTCCCTACGCGCGCGAACACCTCGACGAGTACTGCGCCCGCGCGGACAAGGATGAAGCCGTCGCCGCAGCGATCTCTCAATTGCGTGAGGAAGCCAGCGTGGAATCACGGGTTTCGGGCAAGGAGATGCCGGACTTTGGAAACGGTGCGCCTTTTGCCCGGTATCTCATGGACATGGATCGCAAGTCGACCGGGCTCAAGATGCTGCAGGGTCTCATCTGGGAAAAGGGCTACGCGGAGGGATCGCTCAAGAGCGAAGTCTTTGATGACGTCCCGGTTGCGCTGAAAAAGTGGCGCGAGGCCGGCATTCGGCTTCGGATTTTTTCCTCCGGCAGCGTGCTGGCCCAGAAACTGCTGTTCGGGCACACCAAATTCGGCGACCTGCTCGAACACTTCGAGGGCTATCACGACACGACCACCGGGCCCAAGCGGGTGGCCGATTCCTACCGCGCCATTGCTGGCGCCTTCGGGCTCCCCGAGAGCGAAATTCTCTTCCTGAGCGACGTGGTCGAAGAACTCGATGCGGCCGCCCAGGCCGGGATGAAGACGGGCCTGATGGTCCGGCCCGGCAACAAGGAAGCCGATCCGGGCGTCCACCCGGTCCACAAGAGCTTTCAGGAGCTGACGGACTAGCCCATGAAGGGCGCAAAAGCGCCTATTTCCCGGCCCCGGGTTCTGGCCTATCCTTGTCTCTAACCATGAGCGTTCTGCCACACCGAGCCGGCGGGATCGGGGGACCCAAGATCGAGTCCCTGGATCGCCGCAAACTCCGCGTCTTCGTGGAGCGTCGCCCCAGCGGGGATACCACCCGGACGCCCGGCGCGCGTCTCGAAGAAGTGATTCAAGACGGCCTGCGCCGCGCCAACGAACTGGTGCCGGCGGGCTTCGGTGCACTGCTTCTCGACAATCCGATCACGATGCGTCGCGACCGGCGCGAAAACGAGCTTGTAGTAATTGCGACTTTCACCCTGCCTGGTGTGACCAACCCCTTCAGCGTGGGTAAAACTTTTTCCGTTTACGGCAGCGAAATCGGTGCGGTTTATCTGGCGGGCGAGGGGAACATCGGAACCACCGAACTGGGCGGCGAACGCCAAAGCTATGTCGCCGTTCCGGTCTATATCGCTGGCGAAGGCAGCGGCGTGCTCATCATGGGCAAGAGCCAGGGCGGCCGCCAGTTCAGCGACCGCGACCAGAAGATGCTCAGCGTTTTTGCCGACTACATCGCCGGTGTGATGAGCAACGTGCTCGAAGCCGAGCGCGCCCGTGAACTCTCCATGCGCGATGGCCTCACCGGCCTGATGAATGACCGCTATTTCCATGCCCAGCTCTCGAAAGAGATCGTCGTCGCAGAGGAAAGCGGCGAGGACCTTGCGCTCGCATTCCTGGATCTCGACAAATTCAAGCAGGCTAACGATACCTATGGCCACCTTGCCGGATCGATGGTGCTCAAGGAGGTGGGCGCGCTCATCAAGACGGTGTGCAACGTGCCCGGCGCGACGCTCACGCGTTACGGCGGCGATGAATTCGT
This Chrysiogenia bacterium DNA region includes the following protein-coding sequences:
- a CDS encoding GGDEF domain-containing protein — protein: MSVLPHRAGGIGGPKIESLDRRKLRVFVERRPSGDTTRTPGARLEEVIQDGLRRANELVPAGFGALLLDNPITMRRDRRENELVVIATFTLPGVTNPFSVGKTFSVYGSEIGAVYLAGEGNIGTTELGGERQSYVAVPVYIAGEGSGVLIMGKSQGGRQFSDRDQKMLSVFADYIAGVMSNVLEAERARELSMRDGLTGLMNDRYFHAQLSKEIVVAEESGEDLALAFLDLDKFKQANDTYGHLAGSMVLKEVGALIKTVCNVPGATLTRYGGDEFVIVLPRANAIEGREICERLRQEIENFEFLRIEGPYGP
- the mtnC gene encoding acireductone synthase; translation: MLDIEGTTTPISFVYDVLFPYAREHLDEYCARADKDEAVAAAISQLREEASVESRVSGKEMPDFGNGAPFARYLMDMDRKSTGLKMLQGLIWEKGYAEGSLKSEVFDDVPVALKKWREAGIRLRIFSSGSVLAQKLLFGHTKFGDLLEHFEGYHDTTTGPKRVADSYRAIAGAFGLPESEILFLSDVVEELDAAAQAGMKTGLMVRPGNKEADPGVHPVHKSFQELTD